The Chitinivibrionales bacterium DNA segment TCCAAGCTCGTGGAGCGGTACCATCGGCCGTCCATTCTGTTTGCGATAGGAGAAAACGGCCTGGCGCGCGGCTCGGGCCGGAGCATCGCGGGATTCCATCTGCACGACGCGCTCACCGAATGCTCGGGCCTGCTCGAGGGATTCGGCGGCCATGCAGCGGCCGCGGGCATGACCATAAAAGAGGAGAACCTCGCGGCCTTCAGGAGCCGCTTCAACGAGATCGCGCACAAAAAGATCGCGCCCGAAGACCTTGTTCCCAAGGTGACGGCCGACGCCGTGGTGCGGCTGGCCGAACTCACGCAGGAATTTTATTCGGGCATCACCGCAATGGAACCGTTCGGCCCCGGCAACATGCGGCCCGTGCTCGTGTGCCGCGACCTGAAGAACCGCTTCGACCCACGCGTCGTGGGCGAAAAACATCTCAAGCTCATGGTGCAGGACGGCGGCATATCCATGGACGCCATCGCCTTCAATTTCGGCGACCGCAAAAACGAGCTCGGCAGGGCCGGGGCGTATACGCTCGCGTTCTGCCTTGACGAAAACGAATGGAACGGCAGGAAATCACTGCAGCTCAGGGTGAAGGGAGTGGAGCTATGACCATGTGGGACGGCCGGTTTAAAAAAAAGACCGACAGGCTGATGGAGCGGTTCAACAATTCCCTTCCGGTTGACCAGGAACTTTTTGCGGAAGACATCGAGGGAAGCATCGCCTGGGCGCGGGCGCTCAAAAAGGCGAAAGTGCTTTCTTTGCGCGAATGCGCGGCCGTCGAGCGCGGGCTGGCGCGGCTGCTCGAGGACTTCAAACAGAACAGGGCGCGCTTCGTCGCCTCGGACGAGGACATCCACATGGCAATCGAGCGCATGCTCGCCGCGAAAATCGGCGCCGCGGGCGAAAAGCTCCACACCGGACGCTCGCGCAACGACCAGGTCGCCACCGACACGCGTTTGTATGTCATGCGCAGGGCAACAGACATCCGACAGCTGATTTCCGGCCTGCAAAAGGCGCTCTTGTCGCGCGCGAAAAGCGACATGACGGTCATTGCGCCAGCCTACACGCACCTTCAGCAGGCGCAGCCCGTTCTCCTGTCCCACTACTGGCTCTCGTTCCTGTTCGCGCTTGAACGGGAAAAAACCAGGTTTGCACAAGTAAAGGAATGCACCGACCTCATGCCGCTCGGCTCCGGCGCGGTCGCCGGCAGCGGCTTCAATGTCGACCGGAATTTTCTCGCAAGGAAGCTCGGTTTTTCCAAAATCTCCGACAACAGCATGGACGCCGTTGCGTCGCGCGACTTTGTGCTGCAAGCGCTTGCCGCCTGCGCGTCGTGCGGGACCCTGCTTTCACGCTACGCCGAAGACCTTGTCGTCTGGTCGTCAAGGGAATTCTCTTTTGTCGAGCTCGACGACGCCTGGGCCACCGGCTCGAGCATGATGCCGCAAAAGAAAAATCCCGATTCACTTGAACTCATCCGCGGCAAAGCCGGCCGTTTCATCGGTAACCACACCGGGTTCGCGGCAACGCTCAAGGGTGTAGGGCTTGCATATTACAAGGATCTACAGGAAGATAAAGCGTCACTATTTGATTCACTTTGCCAGATGGAGCTTGTCCTGGAAGTGTTCACCAACGTCATCGCAACGCTATCGGTAAACGCGGACGCCATTAAAAAAGACCTCGACCCGCTTTTGTTCGCTACCGATCTCGCCGATTACCTTGTGTCAAAAGGCGTGCCGTTCCGCCAGGCGCACAAGGTGGTGGGAAAGCTCGTTGGCTGCTGCGTTGCGTCGGGCGCAAAACTCACGGGCCTCACCGTGGACCAGCTCAGGGAATTCTCCCCGCTGTTCGGCAACGACGCGCTCAGGGTTTTCAAATGGGAAAACGCGATTGAACACAGGGGAGTGTACGGCGGGACGGGAACGGGGAGCGTGAGGAGGCAGATAATAAAGGCGGAAAGTCTGATTAAGAATAGTTGATGGTTTGCGTAGATAAGTTAAAAGATGTACATTGCTCTCTCACGTATACCATTCATTCCCGCATTTATTACATCTCCACACCGTTACTCCAAAATAAAACACCTTGTCGAAAATCGATTTCTTTTCATGCAGGAAAATAGACCTTGAATCGCATTTCGGACATTTTAACGTCAGCTCGTGTTTTTTGCTGATACGGTCGGTTTCAATTTCCTCATTAAATTTCGATACAATGGGCAGTGCTTTTTCAAAATCACTTTTATTGATTTTTACCAAATTATAAAATCCCCCGCGAAACTGGCCGCCGGGCCCGTGCGGTGTAATGATGGACGGAATCCCCGCCGCTAATAGCCGGTCCCTTAACGAAACAGCCTCGCTATCGTCAAGATATTGGGAAATTATATAGTAATCCATATTTTTTAAACAGAAACGTTAAAGTTCTATTTAGCAACCCTGTTTTCCACCTTATACATCACCAGCTTCCCGAACTCCACCGAATCCTTCATCGCAAATCCCCTCGCCAGCGCCGATTCAAACGCTCCGTTGTCCAGAATCTCCGATCCCCGCGCGAAATAGATTGTCGGATATTTTTTGAGCGTGTCAATCATCGACTTGGTTTCGCCTGAAACCGGCGCGTCGTGAATGGGATACAGGAAACAATGAGAAGGCCTTTTTTTCGAATAGTATGAAAAAACATAGTCCCTGCATCCCGCGGGTGAAAACACCAAAGCGTCCCCGTCTTTTTTGACTTCGTCTATCATACGGCTGCATTCTTTCCACCTCGGATTTATCGGAGCGCTGAAATAGCGCAGGTCTTCAAATATGCAGGTGAAAAACAGGGCTGCCAGCAGGATGATCCGCAGAAAACGGAGGTTGATTCTGTAAACGGTAAATGCAATGAGGATATAAAAAGGGATTGACGCGGTCACCGCGCAACGCCTGGTGAAAAAAGGCACGGTAAAAAATGAAAAGATGTAGGGAATAATGATGACTGCGGTCACCCAGCAAATGAAGAGCGCCCATGCGCCGTTTTCAGTCTCCCAGGTTGCCTTGGAAAAGAGATTCCGGCGCTGCTGGATCATCCACGCAATCAGAATGAACATAAAAACCAGAAGTGCCAAGATGGAGCCGGCGTAGGTTCCGAACGCCACGAATATTTCCTTGGTCAGCAATGATCCGAATCGCGTCAAGGGTGCCTCTGCCCTTGCCCTGAAGAACATAACCGGCAACCACGGCGCACAGAAAAGAAAAACAACGCCGAAGATGATCATGTTGGATTTTAAATAGCCGGTTTTATTTTCGCGGGGTAAGGCGGCAAGTTTATACGCAAAGTAAAGCACCTGTCCCAGAATAACGAACGCGCCGTAGTAGTGTGTGTAAAAAAGCAAAATGGTTGAAACGACATATAATACGATATTTTTTCTCGCAGGCCTGCTTTGAATCAGAAAAAAGAAATAATAAGACAAGATACCCAGCAGCACCATGAGCGAATAGCCGCGTCCCTCCTGGCTCAGCGCGAGGTTATACCGCGACACCGCAAGGATGCAGGCCACGGCAATGCCCGTGCCGCTGCCGAACGCGGCCGCGGCAAGCGCGTACGCCGCGGGAACGGCAAGCGTGCCGGCAACCGCAGACGGCAGGCGCAGGGCAAATTCCGACTGCCCGGCGATTGGTACCCATAATTTCATGAGAAGGTAATGCAGCGGCGGGTGGTTGTCGTCCGCCATGATGCTGTGCAGCATTTCCGGCGTGCTTTTTTTCGCCAGAAACAGCGTGTACCCTTCGTCAAGCGACAGGCTGTTCTGGGATATACTGCACAACCGCATGCCGAAACCGGCGAGGGTAATGAGGACAAGCGCAATTATTGTTCTTATGTTTGAGGATTGACCCATGGCTTATCTTCAATATTAACGAAGCGATGATATTTCATCCACCGAATTAAAAGGAAAATAGTAAAATTAAATAGTTTCATTTCTATAAATCTCCCCGGGGGGAGATATAGTGGGGCGTTACAAGACGCATTTTCCTTGGCGGGTCTAAGGGCCGGCTAGGCCCTTCCATGATTTGAAATAATTCTCAAAATCACGCGCGAATATTATCAGCCCAGATGCGGTCTCAAATACTTCCCCGTCACCGAAGCCGGGCTTTTCGCGATCTGCTCCGGCGTTCCGGTCGCCACCACGGTGCCGCCCCTGTCGCCGCCCTCGGGCCCGAGGTCGATGATCCAGTCGGCGCACTTGACCACGTCGAGGTTGTGCTCGATCACGATCACGGTGTTGCCTTTGTCAACAAGCTCCCCGATCACGTCCATGAGCAGCAGGATGTCCTCGAAGTGCAGGCCGGTGGTGGGCTCGTCGAGGATGTAAATGGTCTGGCCGCTGGCGCGCTTGGCGAGCTCGGCCGCGAGCTTAATGCGCTGCGCCTCGCCGCCCGACAGGGTGGTGGCCTGCTGCCCGAGGTGGATATAGCCCAGTCCCACGCGCGACAGCACCGCGAGCTTCGCCTTGATTGACGGAATCCTGTCGAAGAACCCGAGCGCCTCGTCCACGGTCATGTCGAGCACGTCGGCGATGGTCTTGCCCTTGTAGGTGATCTCGAGCGTCTCGCGGTTGTACCGTTTGCCGTGGCAGGTCTCGCACTGTACGTACACGTCGGGCAAAAAGTGCATTTCTATTTTTATCACGCCGTCGCCCTCGCACGACTCGCAGCGCCCGCCCTTCACGTTGAAGCTGAAGCGTCCCGCCTTGTACCCGCGTATCTTGCTTTCCGGCAGCATGGTGAACAGCGTGCGGATGTGGTCGAACGTCTTGGTGTAGGTGGCGGGATTGGAGCGCGGCGTGCGGCCGATGGGCGACTGGTCGATGTCTATCACTTTGTCAAGCAGCGCGAGCCCCCTGATCTGCCTGAACGGCAGGCAGGGCAGCTTGGCGTTGTAGATTTTTTTCGCCAGCGCCGGAAACAACGTTTGGTTGACCAGCGTGCTTTTGCCCGAGCCCGACACGCCCGTGACGCACACGAGCATGCCGAGCGGAATCGAAACGCCGATGTTCTTAAGGTTGTTGCCACTGGCTCCGGTGATCTCGAGGAAGCGGCCGTTGCCGCTGCGTCGCCGGCCCGGGACCGGGATTTTCTTTTTTCCCGCGAGGTAGAGCCCGGTGACCGACGCCGGGTTTGCCATGATCTCCTTTGGCGTCCCGCTCGCCACGAGCCTGCCGCCGTGTACGCCCGCGCCCGGCCCGATGTCGAGGATGCGGTCGGCCGAAAGCATGGTCTCGCGGTCGTGCTCGATCACCACCACGGTGTTGCCCAGGTCGCGCAGGGACACGAGCGTGGTGAGCAGCTTGCCGTTGTCGCGGGGGTGCAGCCCGATGCTCGGCTCGTCGAGGATGTAGATGACGCCGGTGAGCCGCGAGCCGATCTGCGTGGCGAGCCGAATGCGCTGCGCCTCGCCGCCGGAAAGGCTCGACGACGCGCGCTCGAGCGAAAGGTACGAGAGCCCGACATTGACAAGAAAGGAAAGGCGTTCCCCGATCTCCTTCAGAATTTGCTTCGCGATCTGGGCCTGCCGCGGCTGCAGCGGCAGCGCGGCAAAGAACTCCTTGAGGCCGTCGATGGACAGGTGCGAAAGGTCGGCGATGTTGCGGCCGTTGATCAGGATGGCCAGGCTCTGCGGCTTGAGCCGCCTGCCCTTGCAGGCCGGGCAGGGCCGCTGGGCCATGTAGCCCTCGATCCAGCGGCGGATCTCCTCCGATGTCGAATCGCGGTACCGGCGCAGGAGGTTGGGGATAACGCCCTCGAACTCCTTCTTGAACTGGCCGTGTCCCTCGCGGCTGCGGTTCTCCCATTTCATGAGGATCTTCTGCTCGCCCGCGCCGCGAAGCAGGATGTCCTTCTGTTTTTCCGTGAGCGACGAATACGGTTTGTCAACAGGAATGCCGAAATGCCTGCACACCGACAGCATCATCTGGTGGTTCCAGCTGCCCAGCGTTGCCGCCGCGTTCCACGGCACGATGGCGCCGGAAAAAAGCGAGCGCGACGGGTCGGGAACCACGAGGTCCGGGTCGACCTCGAGAAGGTATCCCAGGCCGCTGCAGGTCTCGCATGCGCCGAACGGGCTGTTGAACGAGAACATGCGCGGCGTGAGCTCGTCGTAGGAGATGCCGCACACCGGGCAGGCGAGAAGCTCCGAAAAGACAATGGGGTCTTTTCCCACGAGGTCGACCGCGACCGTGCCGTTGGTGCTCAGCTTGAGCGCGGTCTCGAGCGAATCCACGAGCCTGCTCTTGATGCCGGCGCCGTTCACCAGCCGGTCGACCACCACCTCGACGGTGTGCTTCTTGTTTTTGTCAAGCGCGATCTGCTCGTCGAGGGTGTAAACGATGCGGTCCACGCGCACGCGCACGAACCCGTCGCGCTGGAGCTTCTCGAACAGGTCCTTGTATTCCCCCTTGCGGCCCGACACCACCGGTGACAGGATCTGGAATTTTGCGCCCGACGGCAGGTCCAGGATTTTGTCCGTGATCTCCTGCACGGTCTGACGCGTGATGGGCCTGCCGCACTTGTAGCACGTGGGGTCGCCGATGCGCGCGAACAGCAGGCGCAGGTAATCGTGAATCTCGGTGATGGTGCCCACCGTGGAGCGCGGATTGTGGCCCGTGCTTTTCTGCTGTATGGAAATTGCGGGCGACAGGCCCTCGATGGAATCCACGTCGGGCTTTTCCATGAGGCCTAAAAACTGCCGCGCGTACGCCGACAGCGATTCAACATAGCGGCGCTGGCCCTCGGAATACAGCGTGTCGAACGCCAGCGAGCTTTTTCCCGAGCCCGAAAGCCCGGTGATCACCGTGAGGCTGTTGCGCGGAATGGTGACGTCGATGTTCTTGAGGTTGTGCTCGCGGGCGCCTTTGATAATAATGTCTTTTACTTGCATGATTTTTGTTCCGAGTATCCTGGTAATTCTGGAAATCCTGATTAAAATTACAACGTGGGGTTTGAAAAGGGCGGGACAATTTGTCTGATTTAAAATACCTCGTCTTGTTATTAATATTTTGAAGGGGGAGGGCTCCCCCTGGGGTGCAGCTTCCGCCGCCGCGCGGTTGTCGAGTAGCAAATACTTTAGTGGCGCATGCTTGAGCTTTTCGAAGCATCAAGACAGCGCGGCGGCGGTGATCTGCACCCACACCCCCTTCTGGGTGCGGCCGGGTACCGACCGCTGCAAGCTTCACACATCCGCCGGGCGCACCCGCGGAAGGCTGTTGTTTAGGGAGATTAACCTGACTAATTAATTACATTAGCCTGATTGGCGCGAATTCTGTTACTTTACTAACCGGAAGTCTGCCGCCGCCCAGGACTGGAGCTTGGTCCCGACCAACGGGAGGAAATAGACCCGCTGGAGCGTGGCAGCCCGAGCCGAAGGACGACGACCCTTGTGACCCTTGGAAATCCCTGACGAGGGAGAAGCACCCGAAGGGGTGGACGGCCGACCACTTGGAGGGCGAAGCCTCTCCAAGGGGGAACGCCCGGATTTATTTTTTTAAGACAACTACATTCATCAAGGACAATTTTACTATGACGATAAAACGTAAATTCATCAGCCTCGGCCAAAGACTATTAATGTCCCGCGGATTCTTTCTCACCTCCACCATGCCGCATCTGTACCGGGAGAGAATTCTCGATGTCACCGACCGTATGGACTATGTCCGGTCCTCGTCGCTGGAGCTTATTGCATATGAGATATACCAGAAGAAAATCCCCGGCAGCGTCGCCGAGGTCGGCGTTTACAAGGGCGAGTTCGCGGGCAAGATCAACGAGGCGTTCCCCGACCGGGCCCTGTACCTGTTCGATACTTTTGAGGGCTTTTCAAAAGAGGACGTCGCGTTCGACAGAAAACAAGGGTACCACGAACACGACGAGGATTTCTCCGGCACCAGCGTGGAAACGGTGCTGGCAAAAATGAAAAACCCAGGCCGTTGTGTGGTGAAAAAAGGAAGGTTCCCCGATACCGCGGCCGGTATCGAAGGCAAATTCGTATTTGTCAGCCTCGACGCAGACCTGTACCTCCCCATCATCGCCGGGCTGAGGTACTTTTATCCGCGCATGCAGGAGGGCGGGTTCCTTTTTGTCCATGACTTTTCCGGCCCCGGCTACAAGGGCGTTCGCGCCGCGGTGGAGGAGTTCTGCAAGGAGATCGGACGGGGATATTTTCCGTTGTGCGATTCGGGTGGAAGCGTTGTGCTGTGCAAATAAGAAAGATTGCCACAGAGGCACAGAGAGAACAAATAGTTTAAAGTTGGAAGTTGAAAGTTAAATGCGCCTTGTCCGTTTTACCGCCTTCAACTTTCAACCTTCAACTTCCAACTGCATTCTTTCTCCGTGGCTCCGTGGTAATTTTTATTTTAAGTATTCTGCTGCGGGGGAACGGCTGGCGGGGGCTCTTGGGAAAGGCCCTTATTGTATTCCTCGTACATCTGCTGAATGGTCTCCGAAAGCTTTGTCCGGTTGAACGGTTTGAACAGGCACGGGATTTTTGACGATTTGTAAATCTTGATGAGCGTGTGCTTGGGGTTGTAGCCGAAGCCGGTCATGAGCACCACCTGCGAAGCAACGCCCTTTTCCCTGAGCTTGCCGATGAATTCGTATCCGTCCATATCGGGCATGGCGATGTCGGTGAGGATGAGAAAAAAGGAGCCCTGTTCGAGCTGCGAGAAGGCCTCGGCCGTCGAGGAGGCAAGGGTCGTCTTCCATCCCAGACTCTCGAGATAGATTTTAAGAAAGTCCAGAACGTCGGCCTCATCGTCCACGATGAGGATGCGGCGGTCAGCTTCGTTCGGTAAAGAGGCCATGGGTCTTGTTGAGAAGCTCCTGTTTGCCGAACGGCTTGGTGATATACGCGTCGGCCTTCATGACATGCAGCCCCACCATCTCGTCAAAGGCGTGGGTCTTGGCGGTGAGGATCGCGATGGGGAGCTTGGCGAACTCCGGGTCGCTTCGGATCTGCTTGAACACTTCCCAGCCGTTCATCTTGGGCATGGAGAGGTCGAGGAGCACCGCGTCGGGCTTGTATTCCTTCACCTTGTCGTAGGCCGCGGGCGCGTCGAGTACGGTTTGCACCTCGAATTCGTCGGTCTCCAGAACCAGTTTCACCAGTTCCGCTATGTCCATTTCATCCTCGACGACAATGATTTTCTTTTTCATTGAACTTTTGCCCCTATTTTCTGAAAAATTCCGAAAAAGCCCAATTCCAGTATTTAAGGCACACTAAAAATGCGACGACCGCCGATACAACCCTTAACAGCATGGGAATACTCTGCGGGATGTGAAGACCGAGGTCGCTGCCGATTATTTCAGAGATTGCCGTGACCGCGATGACAATCGAAGTCACGTACAGCAGGCGGTACCACGGCGGGATCTTGAGCGCAACGCCGAGGGGCCTGCTCAGATAAATGAGAATGACCATGAGGAGCACCGCCGACGCATCAAAGAGAACGATGTAGTGGGTGAAGCCCATGCGCCTATTTCCTCGGCTTTCCCATTTTAAGGAACAGGTTGGTGGAACTTATCATCGACGAGATCGCGGCCAGGATGACCAGTCCCGCCTGCAGCGCGCCGAGCATTTTGCCGTCGCCCGCGGAAACAAACACGGTGAGCGCGCACAGCAGCGAAAGAATGATGGAGACGATGAATCCAATCCTCGGCGTGGGCTCCCCGAATTTCTTCTGGTAAAATGCGGCGATGAGGTACATGGTGACGTTCAGGCACGCCACGGCGCACAGGTATGCGGCAAGGCAAAAGCGCCCGAAATCAAGCAGCATGGTGACGTTCATTACTTTTTACCGAAAACTTTGACAAATGCGTCTTGCGGCGTGTTGTGCGAAATGCCGCTCATGATGCCCTCGCGGCCCGAGAACTTCGATTCCACCTCGATGCCGTGCGGCCCGATCTTGAAGCACCGGATGTCCTTCTGGTGGTCGCTGCCGCGCATCTTGAGGATGAGAAAGGCTTTCTGCACCGTGCTGTCGATCTCCACGTAGCGCATGAGGAAATAAGAATCCACGATGAACGGGATCTTGCTCGTGACCCTACTCATCTGGCCCATGAGGCTGTCGTTCTCGCGCAGCAGCACGCTCGTCACGTTTTCCCGCTTGAGCGCGTTGATGAACTTCCGCTCGATCTCGCGCAGGTGGAACTCGTCCACCGACAGCGATTCGAAATGCGTGACGCTGTCCACCAGCACCCGCTTGATGCTCATCTTCTCGATGATGCTGATAAAGGTGCCGTCGACATTCTCGAATTCCTTGAGCGTGGTTTCAGGGTCCGAGAACGCAATCTTGAGCTTGCCCGACGCCTCCAGTTTCTTGAGGTCCCAGCCGAACTGCAGGGCGTCGTGGTAATACTGCTGGGGGAATTCCTCGAAGGTGATGATGAGGCCCGGCTCGTCGTACTCCGTGATGCCGTTGTAGATGAACTGCACCCCCATGGTGGTCTTGCCCGTGCCGGGCGCGCCCTCGATGAGGCTGGCCGAGCCGGGAAGGAGCCCGCCCTGGATCATCTCGTCGAGGCCCTTGATGCCGAACGGTATTCTCTTTTCCTTCATATGCACGCTCCTTGGATCAGGAGAAAAGATGGACGATGATGGCTTTCTGCACGTGGAGGCGGTTTTCCGCTTCGTCAAGCGCAATCGAATGGTCCGAGTCAAGCACGCCGCTGGTGATCTCCTCGCCGCGGTGCGCCGGCAGGCAGTGCGAGACGAGGACGTCTTTGGGGGCGCGGGAAAGGAGCCGTTCGTTCACCTGGAAGGGCGCGAAGCGCTTTTTCCGCACCGCGGTCTCCTTTTCCTGTCCCATGCTCGTCCACACGTCGGTGTAGATCACCGTGGCGCCGCGGACCGCCTCGGCCGGGTTGTCCGATATGTCAATTTTCGCGCCCGTGTCCGCGGCAACGCCGCGGCACAGCGCCAGCACCGCCGGGTCGGGTTCGTATCCTCTCGGGCCCGCGGCGATAAAATGCCATCCCAGTTTTGCCGCGACCACCATGAGCGAGTGGCACACGTTGTTGCCGTCGCCCACGAAAACGATCTTCAGGCCTTTCTGCGCGCTCAGGCGCTCGTACACCGTGAGCCCGAAGGCAAGCGCCTGGCACGGGTGGAATTTGTCCGACAGGGCGTTGATGACCGGTATCGAGCTGTGAATGGCAAGCCCCGCCACGGTCTCGTGCAGAAAAGTGCGCGCCACGATGAGGTGCACCCACCGCTCCAGGTTTTTCGCAACGTCTTCAACGCTTTCACGCTTGCCCATCTGGATCTGGTCGGACGCAAGGTAAATGGGATGGCCGCCGAGCTCGTACATTGCGGCCTCGAAGGTGATGCGGGTGCGCAGCGACGGTTTTTCAAAGATCAGAACGCCGGTCTTGCTCTCAAACACTTTTGGGTCGGCATTAAGACGTTTGTTTTTAAGATTTTTAGCGAGAAGAATGAGGTGCTCGATTTCCTCGGGCGAATAGTCAAAAAGGGTCAAAAGGTTCTTTTTAGTCCTTTGCCCCACGTGGTCACCGTGCGTGGGAAACGCCTGTTTTCTCTTGGCCGAGCTCATTAGAACTTATGCCGTTGTTAAGGTATTTAACATTGTTAAATAATAACTGTT contains these protein-coding regions:
- the argF gene encoding ornithine carbamoyltransferase; translated protein: MSSAKRKQAFPTHGDHVGQRTKKNLLTLFDYSPEEIEHLILLAKNLKNKRLNADPKVFESKTGVLIFEKPSLRTRITFEAAMYELGGHPIYLASDQIQMGKRESVEDVAKNLERWVHLIVARTFLHETVAGLAIHSSIPVINALSDKFHPCQALAFGLTVYERLSAQKGLKIVFVGDGNNVCHSLMVVAAKLGWHFIAAGPRGYEPDPAVLALCRGVAADTGAKIDISDNPAEAVRGATVIYTDVWTSMGQEKETAVRKKRFAPFQVNERLLSRAPKDVLVSHCLPAHRGEEITSGVLDSDHSIALDEAENRLHVQKAIIVHLFS
- a CDS encoding glycosyltransferase family 39 protein → MGQSSNIRTIIALVLITLAGFGMRLCSISQNSLSLDEGYTLFLAKKSTPEMLHSIMADDNHPPLHYLLMKLWVPIAGQSEFALRLPSAVAGTLAVPAAYALAAAAFGSGTGIAVACILAVSRYNLALSQEGRGYSLMVLLGILSYYFFFLIQSRPARKNIVLYVVSTILLFYTHYYGAFVILGQVLYFAYKLAALPRENKTGYLKSNMIIFGVVFLFCAPWLPVMFFRARAEAPLTRFGSLLTKEIFVAFGTYAGSILALLVFMFILIAWMIQQRRNLFSKATWETENGAWALFICWVTAVIIIPYIFSFFTVPFFTRRCAVTASIPFYILIAFTVYRINLRFLRIILLAALFFTCIFEDLRYFSAPINPRWKECSRMIDEVKKDGDALVFSPAGCRDYVFSYYSKKRPSHCFLYPIHDAPVSGETKSMIDTLKKYPTIYFARGSEILDNGAFESALARGFAMKDSVEFGKLVMYKVENRVAK
- a CDS encoding TylF/MycF/NovP-related O-methyltransferase, with translation MTIKRKFISLGQRLLMSRGFFLTSTMPHLYRERILDVTDRMDYVRSSSLELIAYEIYQKKIPGSVAEVGVYKGEFAGKINEAFPDRALYLFDTFEGFSKEDVAFDRKQGYHEHDEDFSGTSVETVLAKMKNPGRCVVKKGRFPDTAAGIEGKFVFVSLDADLYLPIIAGLRYFYPRMQEGGFLFVHDFSGPGYKGVRAAVEEFCKEIGRGYFPLCDSGGSVVLCK
- the uvrA gene encoding excinuclease ABC subunit UvrA, whose protein sequence is MQVKDIIIKGAREHNLKNIDVTIPRNSLTVITGLSGSGKSSLAFDTLYSEGQRRYVESLSAYARQFLGLMEKPDVDSIEGLSPAISIQQKSTGHNPRSTVGTITEIHDYLRLLFARIGDPTCYKCGRPITRQTVQEITDKILDLPSGAKFQILSPVVSGRKGEYKDLFEKLQRDGFVRVRVDRIVYTLDEQIALDKNKKHTVEVVVDRLVNGAGIKSRLVDSLETALKLSTNGTVAVDLVGKDPIVFSELLACPVCGISYDELTPRMFSFNSPFGACETCSGLGYLLEVDPDLVVPDPSRSLFSGAIVPWNAAATLGSWNHQMMLSVCRHFGIPVDKPYSSLTEKQKDILLRGAGEQKILMKWENRSREGHGQFKKEFEGVIPNLLRRYRDSTSEEIRRWIEGYMAQRPCPACKGRRLKPQSLAILINGRNIADLSHLSIDGLKEFFAALPLQPRQAQIAKQILKEIGERLSFLVNVGLSYLSLERASSSLSGGEAQRIRLATQIGSRLTGVIYILDEPSIGLHPRDNGKLLTTLVSLRDLGNTVVVIEHDRETMLSADRILDIGPGAGVHGGRLVASGTPKEIMANPASVTGLYLAGKKKIPVPGRRRSGNGRFLEITGASGNNLKNIGVSIPLGMLVCVTGVSGSGKSTLVNQTLFPALAKKIYNAKLPCLPFRQIRGLALLDKVIDIDQSPIGRTPRSNPATYTKTFDHIRTLFTMLPESKIRGYKAGRFSFNVKGGRCESCEGDGVIKIEMHFLPDVYVQCETCHGKRYNRETLEITYKGKTIADVLDMTVDEALGFFDRIPSIKAKLAVLSRVGLGYIHLGQQATTLSGGEAQRIKLAAELAKRASGQTIYILDEPTTGLHFEDILLLMDVIGELVDKGNTVIVIEHNLDVVKCADWIIDLGPEGGDRGGTVVATGTPEQIAKSPASVTGKYLRPHLG
- a CDS encoding response regulator; amino-acid sequence: MKKKIIVVEDEMDIAELVKLVLETDEFEVQTVLDAPAAYDKVKEYKPDAVLLDLSMPKMNGWEVFKQIRSDPEFAKLPIAILTAKTHAFDEMVGLHVMKADAYITKPFGKQELLNKTHGLFTERS
- a CDS encoding response regulator, which encodes MASLPNEADRRILIVDDEADVLDFLKIYLESLGWKTTLASSTAEAFSQLEQGSFFLILTDIAMPDMDGYEFIGKLREKGVASQVVLMTGFGYNPKHTLIKIYKSSKIPCLFKPFNRTKLSETIQQMYEEYNKGLSQEPPPAVPPQQNT
- the argH gene encoding argininosuccinate lyase; the encoded protein is MTMWDGRFKKKTDRLMERFNNSLPVDQELFAEDIEGSIAWARALKKAKVLSLRECAAVERGLARLLEDFKQNRARFVASDEDIHMAIERMLAAKIGAAGEKLHTGRSRNDQVATDTRLYVMRRATDIRQLISGLQKALLSRAKSDMTVIAPAYTHLQQAQPVLLSHYWLSFLFALEREKTRFAQVKECTDLMPLGSGAVAGSGFNVDRNFLARKLGFSKISDNSMDAVASRDFVLQALAACASCGTLLSRYAEDLVVWSSREFSFVELDDAWATGSSMMPQKKNPDSLELIRGKAGRFIGNHTGFAATLKGVGLAYYKDLQEDKASLFDSLCQMELVLEVFTNVIATLSVNADAIKKDLDPLLFATDLADYLVSKGVPFRQAHKVVGKLVGCCVASGAKLTGLTVDQLREFSPLFGNDALRVFKWENAIEHRGVYGGTGTGSVRRQIIKAESLIKNS
- a CDS encoding ATPase domain-containing protein, translating into MKEKRIPFGIKGLDEMIQGGLLPGSASLIEGAPGTGKTTMGVQFIYNGITEYDEPGLIITFEEFPQQYYHDALQFGWDLKKLEASGKLKIAFSDPETTLKEFENVDGTFISIIEKMSIKRVLVDSVTHFESLSVDEFHLREIERKFINALKRENVTSVLLRENDSLMGQMSRVTSKIPFIVDSYFLMRYVEIDSTVQKAFLILKMRGSDHQKDIRCFKIGPHGIEVESKFSGREGIMSGISHNTPQDAFVKVFGKK